The following proteins are co-located in the uncultured Draconibacterium sp. genome:
- a CDS encoding cation:proton antiporter → MNAYLFLIGLCLIIIISFFTSMLAKKTNIPSVLMLIGLGVIIQEVLVRLDMEPNYYNSLEVLGIVGLIMIVLEAALDLELKKEKWPIIWKSFVIAFFSLGLTSVAISIVIQFFLPDIEFLPALVYALPLSIMSSAIIIPSVGNLTPYKREFMIYESTFSDILGIMIFYTIVENLDTEGMRQLSFTIGGNIMITLIISLVLSYGLLYIIQNIKGEAKFFLFLAVLVLLYDIGKLFHLSSLIIILMFGLLLRNHKVLLFGKLEEWLIDASIDKVYLQFKMITAETSFLVRTFFFVVFGMTLPLMSLLSWKVWLVSMIFLIVTYVLRFGLFFVVEGKDTMPQTFIAPKGLITVLLFFAIPESLKTESFERGVLFVVIIATSVIMALALIAMSKGNKNDNVRGDSSEQTSKAEVVEIEEINLD, encoded by the coding sequence ATGAACGCTTATCTTTTTTTAATAGGACTCTGTTTAATAATTATCATTTCGTTTTTTACAAGCATGCTTGCAAAAAAAACGAATATTCCCAGTGTACTTATGCTAATCGGTTTGGGAGTTATTATTCAGGAGGTACTTGTGCGGCTGGATATGGAGCCCAACTATTACAACTCACTTGAAGTGCTCGGAATTGTTGGTTTAATAATGATAGTATTGGAGGCTGCTCTCGATCTGGAATTAAAGAAGGAGAAGTGGCCCATCATCTGGAAATCGTTTGTAATTGCTTTTTTTTCGCTTGGGCTAACTTCGGTTGCTATTTCTATCGTAATCCAGTTTTTTCTGCCCGATATCGAATTTTTACCTGCTTTGGTTTATGCACTTCCGCTTTCGATAATGAGCAGCGCCATTATCATTCCAAGCGTTGGCAACCTCACTCCTTACAAAAGGGAATTTATGATTTATGAAAGCACTTTTTCCGATATTCTTGGGATTATGATTTTTTATACGATTGTTGAAAATCTTGATACTGAGGGAATGCGACAATTAAGTTTTACCATAGGTGGAAATATAATGATCACCCTGATAATATCACTGGTACTTAGCTACGGGCTTTTATACATTATTCAGAACATAAAAGGAGAAGCCAAGTTTTTTCTCTTTTTAGCTGTGTTGGTCTTACTTTACGACATTGGCAAGTTGTTTCATCTTTCGTCGCTTATAATAATTTTAATGTTTGGTTTGTTGCTGCGAAACCATAAGGTGCTGCTATTCGGGAAACTGGAAGAATGGCTTATCGATGCCAGTATCGATAAAGTGTACCTGCAGTTTAAAATGATCACCGCCGAAACATCTTTTCTGGTTCGAACCTTCTTTTTTGTGGTTTTCGGGATGACATTGCCTTTAATGTCATTGCTGAGTTGGAAAGTATGGTTGGTAAGTATGATCTTTTTGATTGTGACTTATGTATTACGTTTCGGATTGTTTTTTGTCGTGGAAGGAAAAGACACTATGCCGCAAACATTTATTGCTCCCAAAGGATTAATAACGGTTCTTTTGTTCTTTGCCATTCCCGAGTCCCTAAAGACAGAAAGTTTCGAAAGGGGAGTACTGTTTGTGGTAATAATTGCAACCAGTGTTATTATGGCATTGGCATTAATTGCTATGAGCAAGGGAAATAAGAACGACAATGTGCGCGGAGATAGTAGTGAACAAACGAGTAAAGCAGAAGTAGTGGAGATAGAAGAGATTAACCTGGATTAA
- a CDS encoding L-rhamnose mutarotase, which yields MEYKRYCKALKLEDDPKLIEAYKKVHAPGAAWPEITQGMREVGIVDMEIYILGTQLFMIMDTLADFDHEKAMKELATKPRQSEWEAYVSQYQKTSAEASADEKWQLMERIYKMDK from the coding sequence ATGGAATACAAAAGATATTGCAAAGCGCTAAAATTAGAAGATGATCCCAAATTAATAGAAGCCTACAAAAAAGTACACGCACCGGGCGCTGCCTGGCCCGAAATAACACAGGGAATGCGCGAGGTGGGAATCGTTGACATGGAAATCTACATTTTAGGAACCCAGCTTTTTATGATTATGGATACGCTTGCTGATTTCGATCATGAAAAGGCCATGAAAGAGTTGGCAACCAAACCGCGTCAGTCAGAGTGGGAAGCTTATGTTTCTCAATACCAAAAAACTTCAGCAGAAGCTTCGGCCGATGAAAAGTGGCAGTTAATGGAACGTATTTATAAAATGGATAAATAA
- the fucP gene encoding L-fucose:H+ symporter permease, with protein sequence MNDLKKVVVEKKILVPFILITSLFALWGFANDITNPMVAAFRTVMEISNAKAAMVQFAFYGGYATMAIPAALIIKKYSYKLGIIIGLALYAVGALLFFPAAQFEIFGFFLVSLYILTFGLAFLETTANPYILSMGDPATATRRLNLAQSFNPMGSILGMFVASKLILSSLESDKRDAAGNLVFDTLSAAEKAVVRTNDLGIIRNPYVILGFVVIAMLVVIAVAKMPKRESADHEIHPMDSFKRLIANKIYREGVLAQVFYVGAQIMCWTFIIQYAENLGLSKAEAQNYNIVAMAIFIASRFISTALMKYLNARFMLMLFAIGGMITTSGVILIQGMPGLYLLVATSAFMSLMFPTIYGIALEDVGDDATLGAAGLVMAIVGGALMPPLQGLIIDQGTIGFLPAVNFSFVLPFICFVVIAIYGRRTYKALKAN encoded by the coding sequence ATGAACGATCTGAAAAAGGTGGTTGTCGAGAAGAAAATTCTTGTGCCCTTTATTTTAATTACGAGCTTATTTGCGCTATGGGGATTTGCCAACGATATTACAAATCCTATGGTTGCTGCGTTTCGAACCGTTATGGAAATTTCGAATGCAAAGGCGGCTATGGTACAATTTGCATTTTACGGCGGATATGCAACAATGGCAATTCCTGCCGCACTAATTATTAAAAAGTACAGTTATAAACTTGGAATTATAATTGGGTTGGCCTTGTATGCTGTGGGAGCTCTTCTGTTTTTCCCCGCCGCACAGTTCGAGATTTTTGGATTCTTTTTGGTTTCCTTGTACATTTTAACCTTTGGCCTGGCTTTTTTGGAAACTACTGCAAATCCATACATTTTGTCGATGGGCGACCCGGCAACGGCAACACGCCGTTTAAACCTGGCGCAGTCTTTCAATCCAATGGGATCAATTTTAGGCATGTTTGTGGCTTCAAAGCTCATTCTGTCTTCCCTCGAATCGGATAAAAGAGATGCGGCCGGAAATCTGGTTTTCGATACTTTAAGTGCTGCTGAAAAAGCTGTTGTGCGTACAAACGATTTAGGAATCATCCGAAATCCATATGTTATTTTAGGCTTTGTTGTTATTGCCATGTTAGTTGTGATTGCCGTGGCAAAAATGCCTAAACGCGAAAGTGCAGATCATGAAATTCACCCGATGGATTCGTTTAAGCGCTTAATTGCAAATAAGATTTATCGTGAAGGCGTATTGGCACAGGTGTTTTATGTGGGAGCACAAATTATGTGTTGGACATTTATCATTCAGTATGCCGAAAATTTAGGTTTATCGAAAGCAGAAGCGCAAAACTACAACATTGTTGCAATGGCAATTTTTATTGCAAGCCGTTTTATAAGTACTGCATTAATGAAATACTTAAACGCGCGTTTCATGCTAATGCTTTTTGCCATTGGCGGAATGATTACAACCTCAGGCGTCATTCTAATTCAGGGAATGCCGGGCTTGTATTTGCTGGTTGCTACTTCGGCATTTATGTCGTTAATGTTTCCAACTATTTACGGAATTGCACTTGAAGATGTTGGCGACGATGCAACACTTGGTGCTGCCGGTTTGGTAATGGCCATTGTTGGCGGAGCACTTATGCCACCGCTTCAGGGATTAATTATCGACCAGGGCACAATCGGATTTTTACCCGCCGTTAATTTCTCCTTCGTTTTACCATTTATTTGTTTTGTGGTAATTGCCATTTATGGCCGACGAACTTACAAAGCCTTAAAAGCAAATTAG
- a CDS encoding mannose-1-phosphate guanylyltransferase, with amino-acid sequence MGNLYTLIMAGGSGTRFWPRSKTEKPKQYLNIFGDDSLLQDTIKRFATFTENENIYIVSSATQAKVLEAQAPMLPQKNLIYEPVGKNTLPCIGLAAMYAELENPDGIMVVSPSDHLIENNKLFKDTVLAAAKIADEKDGIVTIGITPTYPATGYGYVQTAEDITGAEKIKQFKVERFVEKPDEATATKYLMQGGFYWNSGLFVFKVSVFLKAVAEFAPELYADLRKIQADLGNPTYNQTLDTIYRAVQGISVDYGIMEHAKNIYLVEGNFDWNDLGSWESVYLADEKKDENGNAGAGETILLDTRNSYVYSEGEELVAVVGLEDVIVVRDGNTTLVCKRDNAEDIKKIVDQLKAENKKQYL; translated from the coding sequence ATGGGAAATCTATATACACTAATTATGGCAGGAGGTTCGGGAACGCGTTTTTGGCCTCGCAGTAAAACAGAAAAACCAAAGCAGTATTTAAATATTTTTGGAGACGATTCTTTGTTGCAGGACACCATTAAACGTTTTGCAACCTTCACCGAAAACGAAAATATTTACATTGTATCGAGTGCAACGCAGGCAAAGGTTCTGGAAGCGCAAGCTCCCATGTTACCTCAAAAAAACCTGATTTACGAACCGGTGGGCAAAAATACTTTGCCGTGTATTGGTTTGGCTGCAATGTATGCCGAATTGGAAAATCCCGATGGAATAATGGTGGTTTCTCCATCCGATCATCTGATTGAGAACAACAAGCTTTTTAAAGATACTGTTTTAGCCGCTGCAAAAATTGCAGACGAAAAAGATGGAATTGTAACCATTGGAATTACGCCAACTTATCCGGCAACAGGGTACGGATATGTGCAAACAGCCGAAGACATTACCGGCGCAGAAAAGATTAAGCAGTTTAAAGTGGAGCGTTTTGTTGAAAAACCGGATGAAGCTACTGCCACAAAGTACTTAATGCAAGGTGGATTTTACTGGAACAGCGGACTGTTTGTGTTTAAAGTGTCGGTATTTTTAAAAGCGGTTGCCGAATTTGCACCTGAATTGTATGCCGACCTGCGAAAAATCCAGGCCGATTTGGGAAATCCAACATACAATCAAACACTGGATACCATTTACCGTGCAGTACAAGGTATTTCGGTGGATTATGGAATTATGGAACACGCCAAAAACATCTATCTGGTTGAAGGCAATTTCGATTGGAACGACCTGGGAAGCTGGGAATCGGTTTATTTGGCCGATGAGAAGAAAGATGAAAATGGCAATGCCGGCGCGGGCGAAACAATTTTACTCGACACCAGGAACTCGTACGTATATTCCGAAGGCGAAGAACTGGTGGCAGTTGTTGGTCTGGAAGATGTAATTGTTGTTCGGGATGGAAATACCACTTTGGTATGCAAACGTGATAATGCAGAGGATATTAAGAAAATAGTTGATCAGTTAAAAGCAGAAAATAAAAAACAGTATTTATAA
- a CDS encoding zinc-binding alcohol dehydrogenase family protein, whose protein sequence is MKTIEIIQAGTIQLGEREKPQPKAGELLLKLKYVGFCGSDLSTYLGKNPLVKYPRIPGHEISAVIESKGENVPENFVPGQAVTVVPYTNCGQCTSCKQKRFNACRYNETLGVQRDGAMAEYVVVPWQKVLADKELTDLELALVEPLTVGFHAIDNGKVTDSDTVLVFGCGMIGSGAIVRANLRGATVIAVDIDDDKLAVAKQMGAHFTINSLKQNLHDELVKITNDNGPTVVIEAAGNPITYKQAIEEVAFAGRVVCIGYAGSEVSFATKLWVQKELEIMGSRNANPSDFDAVMKYLRTNEIDESLLVSEIVEPEDAPEAMKNWAEAPGKVMKILVRF, encoded by the coding sequence ATGAAGACAATCGAAATAATTCAAGCCGGAACCATTCAATTGGGCGAACGGGAAAAACCACAACCCAAAGCCGGTGAGCTTTTGCTCAAACTAAAATATGTTGGATTTTGTGGTTCCGATTTAAGTACCTACCTGGGAAAAAATCCATTGGTTAAGTACCCGCGGATTCCGGGGCACGAGATTTCAGCAGTTATTGAATCAAAGGGCGAAAACGTTCCTGAAAATTTTGTGCCGGGACAAGCAGTAACCGTTGTGCCTTACACCAATTGCGGACAATGTACTTCGTGCAAACAGAAACGCTTTAACGCCTGCCGATACAACGAAACACTGGGTGTTCAGCGCGACGGGGCAATGGCTGAATATGTTGTGGTTCCGTGGCAAAAAGTATTGGCCGACAAAGAACTCACCGACCTTGAATTGGCTTTGGTTGAACCTTTGACCGTAGGATTTCATGCCATTGACAACGGAAAAGTTACTGATTCGGACACTGTGCTTGTGTTTGGTTGCGGAATGATTGGTTCAGGAGCTATTGTACGTGCAAATTTACGTGGAGCAACTGTAATTGCAGTTGATATCGACGACGACAAGTTAGCTGTGGCAAAACAAATGGGAGCCCACTTTACAATCAACTCGTTGAAACAAAACCTGCACGATGAACTGGTAAAAATAACAAACGACAATGGACCAACGGTTGTAATTGAAGCAGCCGGTAATCCGATTACATACAAACAGGCCATTGAGGAAGTTGCTTTTGCCGGGCGTGTGGTTTGTATTGGTTACGCCGGATCGGAAGTATCGTTTGCTACCAAACTTTGGGTACAAAAAGAGCTTGAAATTATGGGGTCGCGCAATGCCAATCCTTCTGATTTTGATGCAGTAATGAAATATCTAAGAACAAATGAGATAGACGAAAGTCTACTGGTAAGTGAAATTGTGGAGCCGGAAGATGCACCCGAAGCAATGAAAAACTGGGCAGAAGCCCCGGGGAAAGTGATGAAAATATTGGTTCGTTTTTAA